One window of Thermocoleostomius sinensis A174 genomic DNA carries:
- a CDS encoding DegT/DnrJ/EryC1/StrS family aminotransferase, whose protein sequence is MNVIPSFNLTEQYKLISEEISEVSLEILTSGQYIGGDTVKQFEQQFAGYIGSDHCVACNSGTDALFLALRSLGIGAGDEVITTPFTFVSTAEVICALGAVPVFVDIEPQTFNLDLSQVEAALTKRTKAIIPVHLFGNPVNMTPLMTLAQAHRLWVIEDCAQATGAKWDGQPVGSIGHLGCFSFYPTKNLGACGDGGAITTNDVALADRLRMLRDHGQRQRYVYEEIGVNSRLDALQAGILQVKLRYLETWNQQRQTIAHQYQQWLSPLPGIILPQEIEGGESVWNQYTVRVLTPEGAENQRDRVKQQLQKHGVGSTIYYPIPLHLQPIYATLGYQAGQLPIAEQVAQEVLSLPMFPELTIEQQQQVVYALKESMVKT, encoded by the coding sequence GTGAATGTGATCCCTTCCTTTAATCTAACGGAACAGTACAAATTAATTAGCGAAGAAATTAGTGAAGTTTCGCTAGAAATTCTGACCTCTGGGCAATATATCGGCGGCGATACCGTCAAGCAGTTTGAACAGCAGTTTGCGGGCTATATTGGCTCTGATCATTGTGTTGCGTGCAACTCAGGAACCGACGCGCTGTTTTTGGCCTTGCGATCGCTTGGTATTGGGGCAGGAGATGAAGTAATTACAACCCCGTTTACCTTTGTGTCCACTGCCGAAGTGATTTGTGCGTTGGGTGCAGTTCCGGTGTTTGTCGATATTGAACCGCAGACGTTCAATCTGGATTTAAGCCAAGTTGAAGCCGCCCTTACCAAGCGTACTAAAGCAATCATTCCAGTGCATTTGTTTGGCAACCCCGTCAATATGACGCCGTTGATGACCTTAGCGCAGGCACATCGGCTTTGGGTGATCGAAGACTGTGCTCAGGCAACGGGCGCAAAATGGGATGGTCAACCAGTAGGCAGCATTGGGCATCTTGGCTGCTTTAGCTTCTATCCCACTAAAAATTTAGGAGCTTGTGGAGACGGAGGGGCAATTACAACCAATGACGTTGCCCTTGCCGACAGGTTGCGAATGCTGCGAGATCATGGTCAGCGCCAACGCTATGTTTATGAAGAGATTGGTGTCAATAGTCGTTTAGATGCTTTGCAGGCAGGGATTTTGCAAGTTAAACTGCGCTATCTAGAAACCTGGAACCAGCAACGTCAAACGATCGCTCATCAATATCAGCAATGGTTAAGTCCTTTACCAGGAATCATCTTGCCACAGGAAATTGAAGGTGGCGAAAGTGTGTGGAATCAATACACCGTTCGTGTATTGACGCCAGAGGGGGCAGAAAATCAACGCGATCGAGTTAAACAACAGCTTCAAAAGCACGGAGTTGGCTCAACCATCTACTACCCTATTCCCCTGCATCTTCAACCCATTTATGCCACTCTTGGCTATCAAGCCGGACAATTACCCATTGCCGAACAAGTGGCGCAAGAAGTGCTGTCATTACCAATGTTTCCAGAGTTGACAATCGAGCAACAACAGCAGGTCGTGTATGCGCTGAAGGAAAGTATGGTGAAAACATGA
- a CDS encoding Uma2 family endonuclease — MVQSSSKALTLQEYLTIPAGDVAYELVDGQAIAKVSPKFFHAGSQKILLRLLDDWCEQQQCGQVYPEWGITLKRNEVDWVPVPDLTYVSYDRLPDSWAEDAPCPVPPELAIEIILPDQTFGEMTEKATDYLSAGVSRVWVVDPRAKSITVFYPDAPPRTYTGETVLTDVLLPGLELTVRQAFR, encoded by the coding sequence ATGGTTCAATCCTCCAGCAAAGCTCTAACCTTGCAAGAATACCTGACCATCCCGGCAGGGGATGTGGCTTATGAATTAGTCGATGGACAAGCAATAGCGAAAGTGTCTCCTAAGTTTTTTCATGCGGGCAGTCAGAAAATTTTGCTGAGGCTGTTGGATGATTGGTGTGAGCAGCAGCAGTGTGGGCAGGTTTACCCAGAGTGGGGCATCACCCTCAAGCGCAACGAGGTAGATTGGGTGCCGGTGCCCGATTTAACCTATGTTTCTTACGATCGGCTTCCAGATAGCTGGGCAGAAGATGCCCCCTGCCCTGTGCCACCAGAGCTGGCGATCGAGATTATTTTGCCGGATCAAACCTTTGGAGAAATGACTGAAAAAGCCACTGATTATCTGAGTGCTGGAGTATCAAGGGTTTGGGTGGTTGATCCGAGAGCTAAGAGCATTACTGTATTTTATCCCGATGCGCCGCCGCGCACCTACACAGGTGAAACGGTTTTGACCGATGTGCTGTTACCAGGACTGGAATTAACTGTTCGACAAGCATTCCGATAA
- a CDS encoding SIMPL domain-containing protein, with protein MKGLTLMERSTFAIEPIRRAIPVMISCLSLAMVSPAFAQEALIRTLTVTGQGTETVATTLSQVTLGVEVQGETAEAVQQEVARRSNAIVEQLRSREGVTRLQTAGLSLNPVYDYSNNTARITGYAGVNTVSFRVPTSQAGALLDDMVQAGATRIDGISFVADDAALAQARQQAIREATEDAQAQADATFAALGLTRGEIVGIQVNGAAYSPPILFRTDRAVQAAESVPTPVIGGEQEVQASVTLQISY; from the coding sequence GTGAAAGGATTGACCTTGATGGAACGATCGACCTTTGCGATCGAACCAATTCGTCGTGCTATTCCTGTAATGATTAGTTGTTTGAGTCTCGCTATGGTGTCTCCAGCGTTTGCACAAGAAGCACTGATTCGGACGTTGACAGTAACAGGTCAAGGAACAGAAACAGTTGCTACTACATTGTCTCAGGTGACACTAGGGGTAGAAGTGCAAGGTGAGACAGCAGAAGCAGTACAGCAAGAAGTTGCACGTCGATCGAATGCGATTGTGGAACAGTTGCGATCGCGAGAGGGCGTCACTCGGCTGCAAACCGCAGGATTGTCCTTGAATCCTGTTTATGATTACAGCAATAACACCGCTCGGATTACGGGCTATGCTGGCGTTAATACGGTCAGTTTTCGTGTCCCTACGTCCCAAGCAGGTGCACTGCTCGACGACATGGTTCAAGCTGGAGCCACCCGCATTGATGGAATCTCCTTTGTTGCTGACGATGCTGCCTTGGCTCAAGCTCGCCAACAAGCTATTCGTGAAGCCACGGAAGATGCCCAAGCCCAAGCAGACGCTACCTTCGCAGCGTTGGGTCTAACACGAGGTGAAATTGTTGGAATTCAAGTCAATGGAGCCGCCTATTCTCCGCCGATTCTATTCCGGACCGATCGAGCCGTGCAAGCAGCTGAATCGGTTCCTACTCCGGTGATCGGGGGTGAACAAGAAGTGCAGGCAAGTGTGACTCTGCAAATTAGCTATTAA